The nucleotide sequence CAAAGATATTTTGCTTCGATCAAATATATGATATGGTTACATTCATTCTTTTAGTGTTTAATTCACTTTTCAAATCCACgtaaataaatacatttaaattgTATAAATCGTGGGTAGAATGACGTAATTATAAAAGGGCCTTCCGCACGCGCTTGAGCACGTGCAGGGAGGCTAGtatgaaaattaatgaaaaggatttcaaaactttgtattttaataaaaaaatatctaataactttatttaatgataaggataaaaaaaaacataaaatataaacatgtgTGCCCAACGTGTCCCCCCAACCCCCTTCCCTCACCCCTTGAAATATAACTAAATAAGAAAAAGTACATgaaaatacacacacatatatatatatatattatattatgtatGAATTAGCTAACTGTAACAACGATGACACTAATTATGTTTTTAATCTTTGGTAGCACTGCAAGAAGCTGTTGAAACTGGTCCCGTACAAGGCTTTGGTAAAAGGCTCAGTTCCATTCTAGCCACCTATCTTTCCGAGAAGTTTGACTCTGGTTTAATTATGTTTTTAATCAATCGTATAACTTGAACGCATTTTTCCATGTAACACTGTCCACcttgttttttgggttttaattttgccactaaaactaaatttttataTGTATTCTTACCTGTTGTGTGTTTTCTATTCGTTGGAAGGTTTATTGTTAGTGTTCTTTGGGCTTGTACTGTTTCTAGTTCTGACTTTATTTTGTATGTCTTGATCTCGCTTATGCATCATAGGTATGACAGGGAGGCCATCTACTTTGATGAACGTGTAAGGAACTCAAAACGACAACTGTTGGAGTCAAAAGCATTGGATGTATGtctactctctctttctctctaatttAACAGAGGGTATAGTTAAGTTTTCAGTTTCTTAGACAATTTTTGCAACATAAGGAAGTTGTTATTAGTAGTGGTTTTAGTTAGGTTGTCAGTTTCATATACCACGTTACTGTTGGCCTCAATCTCAGAATGAACACCATTATAATGAAGTGGTTTGGCAACATAAACTTTATCCTTCAAGTATCGCTATCAAAGAATTATGCTTAAATCAACAGCTAAACATCACTACCGGAGCATGACTCCATCTAATTACATTACCAGAAGCTTAAAGTCACTAATCTCACTCTAAGAAACTGAGAGGACAAATAGAGCTTGCTTGTTATGTAACACACGAAAAGTAACATTGCCTTATACTTCAGATTGTCTTCAAAGTTCAAAATAAAACTGGTTAAAGGGTCTGTTGGACTTGATGTGGTCAACTTTGTAAATTCGTAGCTGTCACTAAtgcaaattattatttttgtttaaatctTGCTTTCATCTGAATTTTCCAGTTTGTTTACCCTGCGTACTCGGCCATGCTCGGACACCTACGTTataaagcccttgaagatttTCAAGTGAGGCTGGAGCAATTGTTGAACAAAGGAGAAGGATTTGCTTCATCTGTTCGTACCTGTGCTCAGTCTTCTATGCTTGAGTTCGAGAAAGGATGTGCAGGTAATAGAATTTGTTTGGCCAATTAACatgtttgtcaaccaaaatatttctttcattgcttttaacatgtttctcctttcagaTGTTGCCATACAACAAGCTAATTGGGATGCTTCAAAAGTCCGGGAAAAGCTTCGACGTGATATAGATGCACATGCATAAGGTATTGCTCATCCCCACAAACATTTTGTACATGTGTGGcattaatatattttgttttctgATTGAATTTGTTTTCATTCAATGGGGTTGGCGAACTAAACAGCAAGTAGCTTTTTAATCGTGTTGAAATTGAAGTCCTAATTTTGGTAGTTTGTTCATAATTAGTGTGTTATGTTGTTTTCCTGTGTGTTTGAAGTGTTTCTTAACTTATGGGAGTCTTCACAAGAAATGTTTTGTACAAAGATATTTTGCTTCGATTAAATATATGATATGGTTACATTCATTCTTTTAGTGTTTAATTCACTTTTCAAATCCACgtaaataaatacatttaaattgTATAAATCGTGGGTAGAATGCCGTAATTATAAAGGGCCTTCCGCACGCGCGTGAAGGGAGGCTAGTatggaaattaatgaaaaggatttcaaaactttgtattttaataaaaaaatatctaataactttatttaatgataaggataaaaaaaacataaaatataaacatgtgTGCCCAACGTGTCCCCCCACCCCCCTTCCCTCACCCCTTGAAATATAACTAAATAAGAAAAAGTACATgaaaatacacatatatatatatatatatattatattatgtatGAATTAGCTAACTGTAACAACGATGACACTAATTATGTTTTTAATCTTTGGTAGCACTGCAAGAAGCTGTTGAAACTGGTCCCGTACAAGGCTTTGGTAAAAGGCTCAGTTCCATTCTAGCCACCTATCTTTCCGAGAAGTTTGACTCTGGTTTAATTATGTTTTTAAACAATCGTATAACTTGAACGCATTTTTCCCATGTAACACTGTCCACcttgttttttgggttttaattttgccactaaaactaaatttttataTGTATTCTTACCTGTTGTGTGTTTTCTATTCGTTGGAAGGTTTATTGTTAGTGTTCTATGGGCTTGTACTATTTCTAGTTCTGACTTTATTTTGTTTGTCTTGATCTCGCTTATGCATCATAGGTATGACATGGAGGCCATCTACTTTGATGAACGTGTAAGGAACTCAAAACGACAACTGTTGGAGTCAAAAGCATTGGATGTAtgtctactctctctctctctaatttaaCAGAGGGTATAGTTAAGTTTTCAGTTTCTTAGACAATTTTTGCAACATAAGGAAGTTGTGATTAGTAGTGGTTTTAGTTAGGTTGTCAGTTTCATATACCACGTTACTGTTGGCCTCAATCTCAGAATGAACACCATTATAATGAAGTGGTTTGGCAACATAAACTTTATCCTTCAAGTATCGCTATCAAAGAATTATGCTTAAATCAACAGCTAAACATCACTACCGGAGCATGACTCCATCTAATTACATTACCAGAAGCTTAAAATCACTAATCTCACTCTAAGAAACTGAGAGGACAAATAGAGCTTGCTTGTTATGTAATACACGAAAAGTAACATTGCCTTATACTTCAGATTGTCTTCAAAGTTCAAAATAAAACTGGTTAAAGGGTCTGTTGGACTTGATGTGGTCAACTTTGTAAATTCGTTGCTGCCACTAATGcgaattattattttgtttaaatCTTGCTTACCTCTGAATTTTCCAGTTTGTTTACCCTGTGTACTCGGCCATGCTCGGACACCTACTTTataaagcccttgaagatttTCAAGTGAGGCTGGAGCAATTGTTGAACAAAGATGAGGGATTTGCTTCATCTGTTCGTACCTGTGCTCAGTCTTCTATGCTTGAGTTCGAGAAAGGATGTGCAGGTAATACAATTTGTTTGGCTAATTAACATGTTTGTCAACCATTTAAcatgtttctcctttcagaTGTTGCCATACAACAAGCTAATTGGGATGCTTCAAAAGTCCGGGAAAAGCTTCGACGTGATATAGATGCACATGCATCATCGGTTCGTAGTGCAAAACTGGCAGAATTGAATTCCAACTATGAGGTAGTGCTCTGATAAAGTATCAAAGTCGTGGTTATTCTAAGACTATTCTTATGACGTTAGGCTCATAATCTGTTGTTATTCAAATTTCTTAAGGCAAATACCCTTTATTTTTCAGAAAAAACTTTCTTCGTCTTTAAGTGGTCCTGTAGAAGCTTTACTCGAAACTGGTGCAAAAGACACCTGGGCTTCGATACGAAAACTACTTAATCATGAGACTGAAGTTGCAGTATCAGAGTTCTCAACTGCAGTTGCCAATTTTGAGTTGGACAACGAAATGGTTGCCAAAATGAAGCAACATTTGAAGGATTATGCGAGAAATGTGGTGGAGACAAAAGCAAGAGAAGAGGCTGGGAAAATTATGATCCACATGAAGGATCGGTAGGAACTTGTTAAAAATCTTCTGTTCTTTTTTACGTCGTTATTTTGGTTGCTTATCACTTCTGTTGCCATTTCTCAGGTTTGCCAGTCTTCCATTATGACAGCGATTCAATGCCTAGGGTTTGGACTCGGAACGAAGACATTAGAAGTATTACCAAGGATGCATGAACTGCGGTAATCACTGGGAACTTTTGTGGAAGTACATGTTATCTATCTTTGTGACTTAAATAGATGTTTTAGTTGTTTGATCATCTCTTTCTTGCAGTCTCTGAAGCTTTTGTCGACCATGGCTGCCATTCGCTTGGATGAGAAGCCTGATAATATTGAAAATGTCCTCGTTTCTTCTCTGgtactcaggaaattaagggaacactacctcaacctacatgctccactcacaaagcttaaacaaaagaaaattcaaagaacttagcgaagaaggctttggtgtaaattaacacaatacgttgaaatgaaggaaaacttatttattgatatccccgataagctacaaatatgtacatatacataagttaaaataaacaaacaagagggagccttcacaaaggttgcttaggagaagtctcagcagtcggtaaagccccagaaagagaaggcaccggagggggatcattcggagcctcagtactggacagaaccctagaaggaggaggcatcagaggttgatcatttggagcttcattacgcggtacagccccagaagatgaaggcaataaatgcctttggaacaaacccacaaatctctgatgatcaagtaaaacctaaccatcagattcctttatctggtcaagcttcctcttcatgtttgtagcatagtcatgtgcgagccagtgcaactgtttattctcatgcttgagccctctaatctcctatttgagactcatcacttcagccgccaatgattcaacttggtgggttcgagcaaataggcgttgggtcatattagacacagaacctgcacactgaacactgagagccagagaa is from Malus sylvestris chromosome 5, drMalSylv7.2, whole genome shotgun sequence and encodes:
- the LOC126620812 gene encoding protein ROOT HAIR DEFECTIVE 3 homolog 2-like isoform X6; its protein translation is MHHRYDMEAIYFDERVRNSKRQLLESKALDFVYPVYSAMLGHLLYKALEDFQVRLEQLLNKDEGFASSVRTCAQSSMLEFEKGCADVAIQQANWDASKVREKLRRDIDAHASSVRSAKLAELNSNYEKKLSSSLSGPVEALLETGAKDTWASIRKLLNHETEVAVSEFSTAVANFELDNEMVAKMKQHLKDYARNVVETKAREEVCQSSIMTAIQCLGFGLGTKTLEVLPRMHELRRLTSRVTTGYLLHGL
- the LOC126620812 gene encoding protein ROOT HAIR DEFECTIVE 3 homolog 2-like isoform X1, encoding METLLILSNFRRKSPLQRSNLAAFVKHFPRNSHVALIKLYMAMIRYDREAIYFDERVRNSKRQLLESKALDFVYPAYSAMLGHLRYKALEDFQVRLEQLLNKGEGFASSVRTCAQSSMLEFEKGCADVAIQQANWDASKVREKLRRDIDAHASSVRSAKLAELNSNYEKKLSSSLSGPVEALLETGAKDTWASIRKLLNHETEVAVSEFSTAVANFELDNEMVAKMKQHLKDYARNVVETKAREEVCQSSIMTAIQCLGFGLGTKTLEVLPRMHELRRLTSRVTTGYLLHGL
- the LOC126620812 gene encoding protein ROOT HAIR DEFECTIVE 3 homolog 2-like isoform X2, encoding METLLILSNFRRKSPLQRSNLAAFVKHFPRNSHVALIKLYMAMIRYDREAIYFDERVRNSKRQLLESKALDFVYPVYSAMLGHLLYKALEDFQVRLEQLLNKDEGFASSVRTCAQSSMLEFEKGCADVAIQQANWDASKVREKLRRDIDAHASSVRSAKLAELNSNYEKKLSSSLSGPVEALLETGAKDTWASIRKLLNHETEVAVSEFSTAVANFELDNEMVAKMKQHLKDYARNVVETKAREEVCQSSIMTAIQCLGFGLGTKTLEVLPRMHELRRLTSRVTTGYLLHGL
- the LOC126620812 gene encoding protein ROOT HAIR DEFECTIVE 3 homolog 2-like isoform X3 translates to METLLILSNFRRKSPLQRSNLAAFVKHFPRNSHVALIKLYMAMIRYDREAIYFDERVRNSKRQLLESKALDFVYPAYSAMLGHLRYKALEDFQVRLEQLLNKGEGFASSVRTCAQSSMLEFEKGCADVAIQQANWDASKVREKLRRDIDAHASSVRSAKLAELNSNYEKKLSSSLSGPVEALLETGAKDTWASIRKLLNHETEVAVSEFSTAVANFELDNEMVAKMKQHLKDYARNVVETKAREEVCQSSIMTAIQCLGFGLGTKTLEVLPRMHELRFLQRIP
- the LOC126620812 gene encoding protein ROOT HAIR DEFECTIVE 3 homolog 2-like isoform X4, with translation METLLILSNFRRKSPLQRSNLAAFVKHFPRNSHVALIKLYMAMIRYDREAIYFDERVRNSKRQLLESKALDFVYPAYSAMLGHLRYKALEDFQVRLEQLLNKGEGFASSVRTCAQSSMLEFEKGCADVAIQQANWDASKVREKLRRDIDAHASSVRSAKLAELNSNYEKKLSSSLSGPVEALLETGAKDTWASIRKLLNHETEVAVSEFSTAVANFELDNEMVAKMKQHLKDYARNVVETKAREEVCQSSIMTAIQCLGFGLGTKTLEVLPRMHELRL
- the LOC126620812 gene encoding protein ROOT HAIR DEFECTIVE 3 homolog 2-like isoform X5, whose amino-acid sequence is METLLILSNFRRKSPLQRSNLAAFVKHFPRNSHVALIKLYMAMIRYDREAIYFDERVRNSKRQLLESKALDFVYPAYSAMLGHLRYKALEDFQVRLEQLLNKGEGFASSVRTCAQSSMLEFEKGCADVAIQQANWDASKVREKLRRDIDAHASSVRSAKLAELNSNYEKKLSSSLSGPVEALLETGAKDTWASIRKLLNHETEVAVSEFSTAVANFELDNEMVAKMKQHLKDYARNVVETKAREEAGKIMIHMKDRFASLPL
- the LOC126620812 gene encoding protein ROOT HAIR DEFECTIVE 3 homolog 2-like isoform X7, translated to MEAIYFDERVRNSKRQLLESKALDFVYPVYSAMLGHLLYKALEDFQVRLEQLLNKDEGFASSVRTCAQSSMLEFEKGCADVAIQQANWDASKVREKLRRDIDAHASSVRSAKLAELNSNYEKKLSSSLSGPVEALLETGAKDTWASIRKLLNHETEVAVSEFSTAVANFELDNEMVAKMKQHLKDYARNVVETKAREEVCQSSIMTAIQCLGFGLGTKTLEVLPRMHELRRLTSRVTTGYLLHGL